A DNA window from Christiangramia salexigens contains the following coding sequences:
- a CDS encoding heavy metal translocating P-type ATPase, which yields MCNNCKETNTHDHKSGIFGKHTELIFAIISGVFLLIAFLLSQFSQLDFAIILSLYVISYGFGGYYTLKEAIQEISKGRFEIDFLMLVAAVGAALLDKWAEGALLLFLFSLGHALEHLAMDKARKSIEALTKLSPKVALKRKGNDFIEVSIDELKVGDTIRIRPNSTISADGILLSGNASINQAPITGESIPVDKERIEDPDKEYASEKDIPEKSRVFAGTINGDNVIDIRVIKETQDSTLNRLITMVQEAQEKKSPTQLLTDKFEKFYVPAVLLLIVLLNFAFLVIDETWQESFYRSMAALVAASPCALAISTPSAVLSGIARAARGGVLIKGGKPLEDLGTLRALAFDKTGTLTEGKPKLTDFIPLNGVSDDELLRNVIAIESSSNHPLAKALVRDAKKRMSSTNGTPTVTESEAVQGKGIKGRVNGKLIRIGNMELFDDLKEIPSDVKERVIQLESEGKTVMLVLQDKSFSAILGLMDTPRAAAKETLSRLRKAGIRKMIMLTGDNQEVANAIATEIGLTDAYGGLLPEEKVEQIKKLKKEESKIAMVGDGVNDAPAMANSTVGIAMGAAGSDVALETADIALMADKLEILPFAIALSRKAHSIIKQNLWISLGVVALLLPATIFGWANIGIAVVFHEGSTIVVVLNALRLLGFNAK from the coding sequence ATGTGTAATAATTGTAAAGAAACCAATACTCACGATCATAAATCCGGCATATTTGGCAAACATACCGAACTTATTTTTGCAATAATAAGCGGTGTATTTCTGCTTATAGCTTTTCTCCTATCTCAGTTTTCTCAGCTTGATTTTGCGATCATATTGAGTCTTTATGTAATTTCTTATGGATTTGGAGGCTATTACACCTTGAAAGAAGCCATTCAGGAAATCTCAAAAGGAAGGTTTGAAATAGATTTTCTAATGCTGGTAGCCGCGGTAGGTGCTGCTTTGCTGGATAAATGGGCAGAAGGAGCATTACTCTTATTCCTGTTTAGCCTTGGTCATGCCTTGGAACACCTGGCTATGGATAAAGCCCGGAAATCTATTGAAGCGCTTACAAAATTATCCCCTAAGGTCGCCCTTAAAAGAAAAGGAAATGATTTTATTGAGGTGAGTATAGATGAACTGAAGGTGGGGGATACGATTAGGATAAGGCCAAATTCTACTATAAGTGCAGATGGTATTTTATTAAGCGGAAATGCGAGTATCAATCAGGCACCAATTACCGGGGAAAGTATACCGGTAGATAAGGAGCGTATTGAAGATCCGGATAAGGAATATGCTTCAGAAAAGGATATCCCGGAAAAAAGCAGGGTTTTTGCCGGTACGATCAATGGAGACAATGTGATAGATATCCGGGTGATCAAAGAAACCCAGGACTCTACCCTGAACCGACTTATAACAATGGTACAGGAGGCGCAGGAGAAGAAATCGCCTACTCAATTGCTTACCGATAAATTCGAGAAATTCTATGTGCCGGCGGTTCTGCTCTTGATTGTTCTGCTCAATTTTGCCTTTTTGGTCATAGATGAAACCTGGCAGGAAAGTTTTTACAGATCCATGGCAGCATTGGTAGCTGCCAGCCCATGTGCGTTGGCGATCTCTACGCCATCTGCAGTTCTTAGTGGAATTGCCAGGGCAGCCCGAGGCGGAGTACTCATCAAAGGAGGAAAACCATTAGAAGACCTGGGAACTTTGAGGGCTCTGGCATTTGATAAAACCGGAACGCTCACTGAAGGCAAACCTAAATTAACCGATTTCATCCCTTTAAACGGAGTTTCCGATGATGAGCTGTTGCGCAATGTGATAGCTATTGAAAGTTCAAGTAATCATCCACTTGCCAAAGCTCTCGTGCGCGATGCAAAGAAAAGAATGAGTTCTACTAATGGAACCCCAACGGTGACAGAGAGTGAAGCAGTCCAGGGGAAAGGTATAAAAGGAAGGGTTAACGGGAAACTGATAAGAATTGGGAATATGGAATTGTTCGATGATCTTAAAGAGATTCCTTCCGATGTAAAAGAAAGAGTCATTCAGCTGGAATCTGAAGGTAAGACCGTTATGCTGGTATTGCAGGACAAAAGTTTTTCAGCAATTCTTGGGCTTATGGACACTCCAAGGGCTGCGGCAAAAGAAACACTTAGTAGACTCAGGAAAGCAGGAATCCGTAAGATGATCATGTTAACCGGCGATAATCAGGAAGTGGCAAATGCCATTGCTACAGAGATAGGATTAACCGATGCCTATGGAGGATTGCTTCCTGAAGAAAAGGTGGAGCAGATCAAAAAGCTTAAGAAGGAAGAATCTAAGATCGCAATGGTAGGGGATGGGGTAAATGATGCTCCTGCCATGGCAAACAGTACTGTTGGAATTGCAATGGGAGCTGCGGGAAGTGACGTGGCACTGGAAACTGCAGATATCGCATTAATGGCAGATAAACTGGAGATACTTCCTTTTGCAATCGCGTTAAGCCGAAAAGCCCATAGCATAATAAAGCAGAATTTAT
- a CDS encoding Fur family transcriptional regulator, which translates to MEEIEKLLKSHQIRPTAMRLLMFKFLKERSTAVALTDIESDFDRSERTTIYRTIKTFEKYGLVHQIDDGTGIAKYALDEPQSSRDLHLHFHCTNCNETTCLTDHTIPHISLPEGFVTQDMNLVIKGTCDKCSKH; encoded by the coding sequence ATGGAAGAAATTGAAAAATTACTGAAAAGTCACCAAATCCGCCCTACGGCTATGAGACTTCTCATGTTCAAATTTCTTAAAGAAAGAAGTACCGCTGTAGCTCTTACAGATATAGAATCTGATTTTGACAGATCTGAGCGTACGACGATCTACCGAACCATCAAAACTTTCGAAAAGTATGGTTTGGTGCACCAAATAGACGATGGGACCGGTATCGCAAAATATGCTTTAGATGAACCTCAAAGTTCCAGAGACCTCCATCTTCACTTTCATTGTACCAATTGCAATGAAACCACATGTCTTACAGATCATACAATTCCACATATAAGTCTTCCCGAAGGATTTGTAACCCAGGATATGAATCTCGTGATCAAAGGAACCTGTGATAAATGCTCTAAGCATTAA
- a CDS encoding DUF4402 domain-containing protein, translated as MRSYLIFIIGMLYLHCTNAQTITVTNDQDLKFGSFYLSGISSGSISISNNGDRSANGGVVILPSTVYQPWIFTISTDSETQMLVTVDNPSTNLSNANGDQITLTAGVSNPAVANVQQNSPAQMVIGGTISISNGVAQGFYTGDMLLTFSLYHE; from the coding sequence ATGAGGTCTTATTTAATATTCATTATAGGAATGTTGTATTTGCATTGTACAAATGCACAGACGATCACGGTCACTAATGATCAGGACCTCAAATTCGGTTCGTTTTATTTAAGCGGGATATCTTCGGGAAGTATAAGTATCTCAAATAACGGAGATCGTTCAGCCAATGGAGGAGTGGTAATTTTACCTTCCACGGTTTATCAACCCTGGATATTTACAATCTCTACAGATAGTGAGACTCAAATGCTTGTTACCGTAGATAATCCTTCAACAAACTTATCGAACGCTAACGGAGACCAGATCACTTTGACTGCTGGTGTTTCAAATCCTGCCGTAGCCAATGTTCAGCAAAATTCGCCTGCGCAAATGGTCATTGGAGGTACGATTAGTATTAGTAATGGAGTAGCCCAAGGTTTTTACACAGGAGATATGCTTCTGACGTTTAGCCTCTACCACGAGTAA